CTTTTTCGATCTCTTCGTGCTCGTGGCGCATCACCGCAAGCGGGCCCGCCTGTCCAAGGTGGGGATCGAGGGCCGGGAACAGCAGTTCGTCCTCGATGTGGGCGTGCGACGCGACCGCCGCCATCAACAGGCCGGCCATCGGCTTGACGTCGTTCAACGTCGTCGCGGCCGGCAAGGCCCGCTCAACGTGATCGAGGAGCGAATAGATCACGCCGTGTTCCCCCAAAAGCGCATCGGTCAATTTCACGATTTGTCCTCCTTGTTCGGTATCGATGCCCGCCATACGGACGCCGATCGGTGATCGGTCTTTCCGAATTCCGGGCTAGGCGGGCTTTCTCGCCGCGCCCGCGATCCAACCCTTTATCGGATGG
The sequence above is drawn from the bacterium genome and encodes:
- a CDS encoding hemerythrin domain-containing protein encodes the protein MKLTDALLGEHGVIYSLLDHVERALPAATTLNDVKPMAGLLMAAVASHAHIEDELLFPALDPHLGQAGPLAVMRHEHEEIEKALEGAANAQTFEAAVENLRRLIGTARNHFGKEEQVLFHIAQQVLSESDLERLGGRWADARRVAAG